One window from the genome of Ktedonobacterales bacterium encodes:
- a CDS encoding crosslink repair DNA glycosylase YcaQ family protein codes for MTLALSRAEARRFLANYHFTPTDIPGVFHRLGTVQYDPLNPVGRNPDLVFQARTPGYQVDDWQQTAYTDRLVYDAWDKMACLVPISDWSKRASIRANRSTWSPLLLAEEAEATAAALAELDARGPLSSLEFEDQSHFTDRSAWYGPKRIKHILRALWDRGLIATHHRQGGRHYYDRAERVIPPEHFNAPPLLDQAEFTRWIIARRAQALGLMRPAGEVSIWYGCGTPAERAVALQELVETGDLTPAQISENGSKAWAAYLPTSALPLLDASAPAPRVIFIAPLDSLLWDRKAVAQLFDFDYVWEVYKPEPQRRWGYYVLPVFYGDRFVARLDSRLASSQGGGVWTISRWWWEPDITPTPDLLAALRTAAEAFAHYLRATSVRAEAGVPPEVRQAFTIA; via the coding sequence ATGACACTCGCGCTCTCTCGCGCAGAAGCCCGGCGTTTTCTTGCCAACTATCACTTTACACCAACCGACATACCCGGCGTCTTTCACCGCCTGGGAACGGTACAATATGACCCGCTCAACCCCGTAGGCCGCAACCCTGATCTCGTCTTCCAGGCCCGAACCCCTGGCTATCAGGTGGACGACTGGCAGCAAACCGCCTACACAGACCGCCTCGTTTATGACGCCTGGGACAAGATGGCGTGCCTCGTACCGATCAGCGACTGGTCGAAACGCGCCTCCATCCGCGCCAATCGCTCCACCTGGAGTCCCCTGCTCCTGGCCGAAGAGGCCGAAGCCACCGCCGCCGCGCTCGCCGAGCTTGACGCGCGCGGCCCGCTCTCCAGCCTGGAGTTTGAGGACCAATCCCACTTCACCGACCGCAGCGCCTGGTATGGCCCCAAACGCATCAAACACATTCTGCGCGCCCTTTGGGATCGCGGGCTGATCGCCACCCATCACCGCCAGGGTGGCCGCCATTACTATGATCGCGCCGAGCGCGTCATCCCACCCGAACACTTCAACGCCCCGCCCCTGCTCGACCAGGCCGAGTTCACCCGCTGGATCATCGCCCGCCGCGCCCAGGCATTGGGCCTCATGCGCCCAGCAGGCGAAGTCAGCATCTGGTACGGCTGCGGCACGCCTGCTGAGCGCGCCGTCGCCCTCCAAGAACTCGTAGAGACAGGCGACCTGACGCCCGCGCAGATCAGCGAAAACGGCTCCAAAGCCTGGGCCGCCTACCTGCCCACCAGCGCCCTCCCCTTACTGGACGCCTCCGCCCCCGCGCCGCGCGTCATCTTCATCGCGCCGCTGGACAGCCTGCTCTGGGATCGCAAGGCCGTCGCGCAGCTCTTCGATTTCGATTACGTCTGGGAAGTCTATAAGCCCGAACCGCAGCGGCGCTGGGGCTATTATGTCTTGCCCGTCTTCTACGGTGATCGCTTCGTAGCCCGCCTGGACAGCCGCCTGGCTTCCTCACAGGGCGGCGGCGTCTGGACCATTTCTCGCTGGTGGTGGGAGCCAGACATCACCCCCACACCAGACCTGCTGGCCGCCCTGCGCACCGCCGCCGAAGCCTTCGCCCACTATCTGCGCGCCACCAGCGTGCGCGCCGAGGCAGGCGTCCCCCCCGAAGTGCGCCAGGCGTTCACCATCGCCTGA
- a CDS encoding PaaI family thioesterase, with protein MSTSDDSSAPTSGADFIRQFLPRSPYVGHLGMRLTDLQPDLATLTLPFAESVVTIGSIVHGGAIASLIDTTAMVAAWSGAALPENARGTTVGLTVNYLSAASSEDLQATARVLRRGKNLVYLDVEVSGASGTLVAKGLVTYKLG; from the coding sequence GTGAGTACATCTGACGACAGCAGCGCCCCCACGTCGGGGGCGGATTTTATCCGCCAGTTTTTGCCGCGTTCGCCCTATGTGGGGCATCTGGGCATGCGCCTGACCGATCTTCAGCCGGACCTGGCGACGCTGACGCTGCCGTTCGCGGAGTCTGTGGTGACGATTGGGAGCATTGTTCACGGCGGGGCGATTGCGTCGTTGATTGATACGACGGCGATGGTGGCGGCGTGGTCGGGCGCGGCGCTGCCGGAGAACGCGCGTGGGACGACGGTGGGGCTGACAGTCAATTATCTGTCGGCGGCGAGCAGCGAAGACCTCCAGGCGACGGCGAGGGTTTTGCGGCGTGGGAAGAATCTGGTCTATCTTGATGTGGAGGTGTCGGGCGCGTCGGGGACGCTGGTGGCGAAGGGTCTGGTGACGTATAAGCTGGGCTAG
- the chrA gene encoding chromate efflux transporter, whose protein sequence is MRMRSETPGLGPRLRALVALFLRLGVVGFGGPLAHLGLMEDQCVTRRQWVTRQQFLEGLAICNLLPGPTSTQLSIYLGYLRAGPLGGLVSGACFIFPAFVLVLLLAWAYIQYGALPQVSALFVAIGPVVIGIIVNTLYRMGKTTLTTVPGWVIALVACALVVVPLLPPSVNLLTILMAAGLAGALLFTRSIQHQPATGKEEAASLPPDAPRTDGSVKSVLAAPLLGAKAFAAAAAPAAGLLTLGLVFFKIGLLMFGGGLVVAPLLQQELVDGPHWLTTRQLVDGLAVGQLTPGPVTTVATFAGYAVDGFAGGVVATVAVFAPSFLLVLSLTPLLVRVRNAPVAKAFLRGITAGALGAIAAAAILFGRATISDPFTAVIALASLALLLRWNVNTVFLIGGAAALGLLRALLGI, encoded by the coding sequence ATGCGTATGCGTTCAGAGACGCCTGGCCTGGGGCCGCGCTTGCGGGCGCTTGTGGCGCTTTTTTTGCGGCTGGGTGTGGTGGGGTTTGGCGGGCCGCTGGCGCACCTTGGGCTGATGGAAGATCAGTGTGTGACGCGCCGCCAGTGGGTGACGCGCCAGCAGTTTCTGGAGGGACTGGCGATCTGTAATCTGCTGCCCGGCCCGACTTCTACGCAGCTTTCGATTTACCTGGGCTATCTGCGCGCGGGGCCGCTAGGCGGTCTGGTGAGCGGCGCGTGTTTCATTTTCCCGGCGTTTGTGCTGGTGCTGCTGCTGGCCTGGGCGTATATCCAGTATGGGGCGCTGCCGCAGGTGAGCGCGCTGTTTGTGGCTATCGGGCCGGTGGTGATCGGCATTATTGTGAATACGCTGTATCGCATGGGCAAGACGACGCTGACGACTGTGCCAGGCTGGGTTATTGCTCTGGTGGCCTGCGCGCTGGTGGTGGTCCCGCTGCTGCCGCCTTCGGTCAATCTGCTCACGATTCTGATGGCTGCGGGGCTGGCGGGCGCGCTGCTCTTTACGCGCTCGATCCAGCACCAGCCCGCGACGGGGAAGGAGGAGGCTGCATCGCTTCCGCCAGACGCGCCCAGGACTGATGGCAGCGTGAAAAGTGTGCTGGCCGCGCCGTTGCTGGGGGCGAAGGCGTTCGCGGCTGCGGCAGCGCCCGCTGCGGGGCTGCTGACGCTGGGGCTGGTGTTCTTTAAGATCGGGCTGCTGATGTTTGGCGGTGGGCTGGTGGTTGCGCCGCTCTTGCAGCAAGAGTTGGTGGATGGGCCACACTGGCTGACGACGCGGCAACTGGTGGATGGGCTGGCGGTGGGTCAGCTTACGCCGGGGCCGGTGACGACGGTTGCGACGTTTGCGGGCTACGCGGTGGATGGCTTCGCGGGTGGGGTGGTGGCTACGGTGGCGGTGTTTGCGCCGTCGTTTCTGCTGGTGCTGAGCCTGACGCCGCTGCTGGTGCGGGTGCGCAACGCGCCGGTTGCCAAAGCGTTTCTGCGGGGGATTACGGCGGGCGCGCTGGGGGCGATTGCGGCGGCGGCGATTTTGTTTGGGCGCGCAACGATTAGCGATCCCTTTACGGCGGTGATCGCGCTCGCCAGCCTCGCGCTGCTGCTGCGCTGGAATGTGAACACGGTGTTTCTTATAGGCGGGGCGGCGGCGCTGGGTTTGCTGCGGGCGCTGCTGGGCATCTAG
- a CDS encoding nucleotidyltransferase domain-containing protein — protein MTSDQQQSFVGRFTEMCQADARVVAAFLGGSHAAGTADAYSDLDVYAIIDDEAYDGFFAERRAFMRGLGEPLFLEDFNAFGFDMLNFQYVGGVEGELALARASRFTHIHGGPFTPLVDKQGVLAEVVFPWYRPTPAEQGENLHGLIFWFWRDMSVFIKAMGRGQFWYAYGQVERARVRCVNLARLSVDFTEGAEGYEKLEAAVPGERLRSLQATFCLLERAALFEAAGRLLRCYEELAVPLAAAHGVIYPADLARQVSGRLERLRLGQSDTTVEGTPHPAGG, from the coding sequence ATGACTTCTGACCAGCAGCAGAGTTTCGTCGGACGCTTCACGGAGATGTGTCAGGCAGATGCGCGCGTTGTGGCGGCGTTTCTTGGCGGGTCGCACGCGGCGGGGACCGCTGATGCGTATTCTGACCTTGATGTGTATGCGATTATTGACGACGAGGCGTATGATGGCTTTTTTGCTGAGCGGCGGGCGTTCATGCGGGGGCTGGGCGAGCCGCTTTTTCTGGAAGATTTCAATGCCTTTGGCTTCGATATGCTGAACTTTCAGTATGTCGGGGGGGTAGAGGGAGAACTGGCGCTGGCGCGGGCGAGCCGCTTTACGCATATTCATGGCGGCCCGTTCACGCCGCTGGTGGATAAGCAGGGCGTTCTGGCTGAGGTGGTTTTTCCGTGGTACCGGCCAACACCGGCAGAACAAGGGGAAAACTTGCATGGGCTGATCTTCTGGTTCTGGCGCGACATGTCAGTGTTTATTAAGGCGATGGGGCGTGGGCAGTTCTGGTACGCTTATGGACAGGTGGAGCGGGCGCGGGTCAGATGTGTGAATCTGGCACGCCTGAGCGTGGATTTCACTGAGGGCGCAGAAGGGTATGAGAAATTGGAGGCGGCTGTACCAGGGGAGCGCCTGCGGTCTTTGCAGGCGACCTTTTGCCTGCTGGAACGAGCGGCGCTGTTCGAGGCGGCAGGGCGGCTGCTCCGGTGCTATGAAGAGCTGGCTGTTCCGCTGGCGGCGGCGCATGGGGTGATCTATCCGGCTGACCTGGCGCGCCAGGTTTCTGGTCGGCTTGAGCGGCTGCGGCTGGGGCAAAGCGATACTACCGTCGAGGGGACACCCCATCCAGCAGGGGGTTAA
- a CDS encoding rhodanese-like domain-containing protein: MGDLICPKEVYAAQGADAKPLVVDVRGPKEYAAGHVLGALNIPLGQLPKKLGKLRRDQLVVTYCNMHHRGSSRGEQAAALLREQGYQAQALDGGYPRWKEVGLPVEAAASA, from the coding sequence TTGGGCGATTTGATCTGTCCAAAAGAGGTGTATGCGGCGCAGGGCGCTGATGCGAAGCCGCTGGTCGTTGACGTGCGTGGGCCAAAGGAGTATGCTGCCGGGCATGTGCTGGGGGCGTTGAATATTCCGCTGGGCCAGCTTCCCAAAAAGCTTGGGAAGCTGAGGCGCGATCAGCTTGTGGTGACGTATTGCAATATGCACCATCGCGGCTCTTCTCGCGGTGAGCAGGCGGCTGCGCTCTTGCGCGAGCAGGGCTATCAGGCGCAGGCGTTGGATGGCGGCTATCCGCGCTGGAAAGAGGTTGGTCTGCCGGTGGAGGCGGCGGCGTCGGCTTGA
- a CDS encoding LLM class flavin-dependent oxidoreductase, which translates to MKFLLYFSLAGSLVVDGVSLFIGPAQPPWRLKSRLEASADAAKPPCGGSPLLIGAAFVYDGGVRAGAAVGRQRRRRYKWRSPGGAAVAIARRWAARDGGGTSDGASKVRWQSLAFCKEEAGMRYGVTFPAVDARTLVGLARDAEAAGWDGVFVWDLIWGIDPWVSLAAVAMATTRVQFGTMLTPLSRRRPWKVASEVVTLDHLSDGRVVLPVGLGAAGPEHVDSGFPKVGEEVDRKVRAEMLDESLDILDGLWSRQPFSYEGKHYHLRDVRFEPKPVQAPRVPIWVVGAWPRMKSMRRVLRCDGIMPCKMGADGSFAHTNMTPDDVRAITAFVAERRTLTTPFDIVWEGETPGDDQERAIEIVRPWAEAGVTWWLESVWQTPETEGGVEGMRARVKQGPPRAI; encoded by the coding sequence ATGAAGTTCCTTCTATACTTTTCTCTAGCGGGCAGCCTGGTGGTTGATGGAGTTTCTCTGTTCATCGGGCCTGCTCAGCCGCCCTGGCGATTGAAATCGCGGCTAGAGGCGTCTGCGGACGCCGCCAAGCCTCCCTGCGGAGGCTCCCCACTCCTTATAGGCGCGGCGTTCGTTTATGATGGCGGCGTGCGCGCGGGCGCTGCGGTGGGCCGCCAGAGACGGCGGCGCTACAAGTGGCGTTCGCCTGGAGGGGCAGCGGTAGCAATAGCGCGGCGTTGGGCCGCCAGAGACGGCGGCGGTACAAGTGATGGTGCGAGTAAGGTGCGATGGCAATCGCTGGCGTTTTGCAAAGAGGAGGCGGGTATGCGCTATGGTGTGACTTTTCCGGCTGTGGATGCGCGAACCCTGGTTGGGCTGGCGCGGGATGCGGAGGCGGCGGGCTGGGATGGTGTGTTTGTGTGGGATTTGATCTGGGGGATCGATCCGTGGGTGTCGCTGGCGGCGGTGGCGATGGCGACAACGCGGGTGCAGTTTGGGACGATGCTGACGCCGCTGTCGCGGCGGCGTCCCTGGAAGGTTGCCAGCGAGGTGGTGACGCTGGATCATTTGTCCGATGGTCGCGTGGTGCTGCCGGTGGGGTTGGGGGCCGCTGGCCCTGAGCATGTAGACAGCGGCTTTCCGAAGGTGGGCGAGGAGGTTGATCGGAAGGTTCGGGCGGAGATGCTGGATGAGAGCCTGGATATTCTGGATGGGCTGTGGAGCAGGCAGCCGTTCAGCTACGAGGGTAAGCACTATCATCTGCGGGATGTGAGGTTTGAGCCAAAGCCAGTGCAAGCGCCGCGCGTGCCTATCTGGGTGGTGGGGGCGTGGCCGCGCATGAAGTCTATGCGGCGGGTGCTGCGCTGCGATGGCATTATGCCCTGTAAGATGGGGGCTGATGGCTCCTTCGCGCACACGAATATGACGCCTGATGACGTGCGGGCGATCACGGCGTTTGTGGCGGAACGGCGCACGTTGACGACGCCGTTCGATATTGTCTGGGAAGGTGAGACGCCTGGCGACGATCAGGAGCGGGCAATTGAGATCGTGCGCCCGTGGGCGGAGGCTGGCGTGACGTGGTGGCTGGAAAGCGTGTGGCAGACGCCGGAGACTGAGGGTGGGGTGGAGGGGATGCGCGCTCGCGTCAAGCAGGGACCGCCGCGCGCGATATAG
- a CDS encoding WYL domain-containing protein: MRADRLLSILLLLQTNHRLTARHLAQRLEVSQRTIHRDMEALGIAGVPITAERGTHGGWSLLEGYRTNLTGLSEPEIQALLLARPSRLLADLGLRQAADAALIKLLAALPAISRSNAEYARQRLHIDGAGWHEAPEAVPYLLPIQEAIWQERKLQLTYQRGDGATVERLADPLGLVAKGSVWYLIAAVEGELRSYRVSRVQSVQVTEQSFVRPPTFDLAAYWAQSTADFKANLPRYPATLRADPAIVPSMRHADRYARIEHISPPADTDDWLTLSMRFEEEHTACEYVLRFGPQVEVIEPPALRQRVIHAAEGIIARYAHPNPS; encoded by the coding sequence ATGCGCGCTGACCGGCTCCTCTCCATCCTCCTCCTCTTACAAACCAACCACCGCCTCACCGCCCGTCATCTGGCGCAGCGCCTCGAAGTCTCCCAGCGCACCATCCACCGCGACATGGAAGCCCTTGGCATCGCTGGCGTCCCCATCACCGCCGAACGCGGCACACACGGTGGCTGGAGCCTCCTGGAAGGCTATCGCACCAACCTCACCGGACTCAGCGAGCCTGAGATTCAGGCGCTCTTGCTCGCCAGACCCTCGCGCCTGCTCGCCGACCTCGGCTTGCGCCAGGCCGCCGATGCCGCCCTCATCAAACTGCTGGCCGCCCTCCCGGCCATATCGCGCAGCAACGCCGAATACGCCCGCCAGCGCCTGCACATAGATGGCGCGGGCTGGCACGAAGCCCCCGAAGCCGTTCCCTACCTCCTGCCCATTCAGGAAGCCATCTGGCAGGAGCGCAAGCTCCAACTCACCTACCAGCGCGGCGACGGCGCAACCGTCGAACGCCTGGCCGACCCGCTCGGCCTCGTCGCAAAGGGCAGCGTCTGGTATCTCATCGCCGCCGTCGAAGGCGAACTGCGCAGCTATCGCGTCTCGCGCGTGCAGAGCGTCCAGGTCACAGAGCAGTCCTTCGTTCGCCCGCCAACCTTCGACCTCGCCGCCTATTGGGCGCAGTCCACCGCCGACTTCAAAGCCAATCTCCCCCGCTATCCCGCCACCTTGCGCGCCGATCCCGCCATCGTCCCCTCCATGCGCCACGCAGATCGCTACGCCCGCATCGAACACATCAGCCCCCCGGCGGATACAGACGACTGGCTCACCCTCTCCATGCGCTTCGAAGAAGAACACACCGCCTGCGAGTACGTCTTACGCTTCGGCCCCCAGGTAGAAGTCATCGAACCGCCCGCCCTGCGCCAGCGCGTCATCCACGCCGCAGAAGGCATCATAGCCCGCTACGCCCACCCCAACCCCTCCTGA
- a CDS encoding MFS transporter, with amino-acid sequence MSQTHPSQDTQPGRSLWRNRDFLLLWSGQSVSTLGTGISTFALPLLALALTHSPALAGSLAAVRQAPYLLFSLPAGALVDRWDRKRVMIFCDVGRWLALGSVPLAFALGHLTLAQLYVVGFAEGTAYVFFSLAQIAALPQVVVPAHLSRAYALDNANEYVGALLGPALGAFLIGLAPAIELGSMLAYLADSVSYLFSVVSLRFMRVSFQKERARACGGGRAAVSQRSLWAEIAEGLRFLWGQRRLRLMVLLTTIINFLQSPVTLAVIVLAGRELHLDVQTLGLVVSAGGVGGALGALMAPWLRGRLRFGQIIIGSVLLWSAAALALMAAPSAVVLAVGSGLVSLLWPVYGVTLVSYRLEVTPDALQGRVNSAFRFLSYGSEPLGAALGGALLTALGPRPVLGLIAGGLALSGLVALGTELRKG; translated from the coding sequence ATGAGTCAGACTCACCCCTCTCAGGACACACAGCCTGGGCGTTCGCTGTGGCGCAACCGCGATTTTCTGCTGCTGTGGAGCGGGCAAAGTGTTTCGACGCTGGGTACAGGTATTTCGACGTTTGCCCTGCCGCTGCTGGCGCTGGCGCTGACGCATTCGCCCGCGCTGGCTGGATCGCTGGCGGCAGTGCGTCAGGCTCCCTATCTGCTTTTCAGTCTGCCAGCGGGGGCGCTGGTTGATCGCTGGGACCGCAAGCGTGTAATGATCTTCTGCGATGTAGGGCGCTGGCTGGCGCTGGGGTCGGTTCCGCTGGCCTTTGCGCTGGGACATCTGACGCTGGCGCAGTTGTATGTGGTGGGCTTTGCGGAGGGGACGGCGTATGTGTTTTTCAGCCTGGCTCAGATCGCGGCCCTGCCGCAGGTGGTAGTGCCCGCGCATCTGTCGCGGGCTTACGCGCTGGATAATGCGAACGAGTATGTGGGCGCTTTGCTTGGCCCGGCGCTGGGCGCTTTTCTCATCGGGCTGGCTCCGGCGATTGAGTTGGGGTCGATGCTGGCGTATCTGGCGGACAGCGTTTCGTATCTGTTCTCGGTGGTTTCGCTGCGTTTTATGCGCGTCTCGTTTCAGAAGGAGCGCGCCCGCGCCTGTGGCGGCGGGCGCGCAGCCGTGAGCCAGCGCAGCCTGTGGGCGGAGATTGCCGAGGGGCTGCGCTTTCTGTGGGGGCAGCGGCGGCTGCGGCTGATGGTGCTGCTGACGACGATCATCAATTTTCTGCAAAGCCCGGTTACGCTGGCGGTGATTGTGCTGGCTGGCAGGGAACTGCATCTGGATGTGCAGACGTTGGGGCTGGTGGTGAGCGCGGGCGGCGTTGGCGGCGCTCTTGGCGCGTTGATGGCTCCCTGGCTGCGGGGGCGGCTGCGCTTTGGACAAATTATTATCGGATCGGTGCTGCTATGGTCTGCTGCGGCGCTGGCGCTGATGGCTGCGCCTTCGGCGGTTGTGCTGGCGGTTGGCTCCGGGCTGGTGAGTCTGTTGTGGCCGGTCTATGGAGTGACGCTGGTTTCGTATCGGCTGGAGGTGACACCAGACGCGTTGCAGGGGCGCGTCAACAGCGCGTTTCGGTTTTTGTCCTATGGGAGCGAGCCGCTGGGGGCGGCGCTGGGGGGCGCGCTGCTGACGGCGCTTGGCCCGCGTCCTGTGCTGGGGCTGATTGCGGGGGGACTGGCGCTGAGCGGTCTGGTGGCGCTGGGGACGGAACTGCGCAAGGGGTGA
- a CDS encoding AAA family ATPase, with protein MSSGLLERRALIAVTGIQAAGKSTVSRLLAQRFERGVHVEADVLQHMIVSGGEGVQEPGEPQGEAAVQYRLRLKHMCALGRSFFEAGFTVVLDDIMLGESWRYVQEQLEGVSCSLVVLAPRVEVVARQRDQQRAKRPLGEAWAVYLDEAFRATMMGIGCWIDSSEQTPDETVEEVLQRLYPTRG; from the coding sequence GTGAGCAGCGGTTTATTGGAGCGGCGCGCGCTCATTGCTGTTACGGGCATACAGGCTGCGGGAAAGTCTACGGTTTCGCGCTTGCTTGCTCAACGCTTTGAGCGCGGCGTGCATGTCGAGGCGGATGTGCTTCAGCATATGATTGTGTCGGGGGGCGAGGGGGTGCAAGAACCAGGAGAGCCGCAGGGAGAGGCTGCTGTGCAATATAGGCTGCGGCTGAAGCATATGTGTGCGCTGGGGCGTTCGTTTTTTGAGGCGGGTTTTACGGTGGTTCTGGATGATATTATGCTTGGGGAGAGCTGGCGCTACGTTCAGGAGCAGTTGGAGGGGGTTTCTTGTTCGCTGGTGGTGCTGGCTCCGCGCGTTGAGGTGGTGGCCCGGCAGCGCGATCAGCAGCGAGCAAAGCGGCCTTTGGGCGAAGCCTGGGCGGTGTATCTTGACGAGGCTTTCCGTGCGACGATGATGGGGATCGGGTGCTGGATTGATAGCTCGGAGCAGACGCCAGACGAGACGGTTGAGGAGGTTCTTCAGCGGCTCTATCCGACTAGGGGTTGA
- a CDS encoding methyltransferase domain-containing protein: MDTPETQKQQIAGLYDRVAAAYGSVGPNFFAHVGAHLIEHIGITPGARVLDVAAGRGANLFPAARQVGPRGQVIGIDLAPGMVQETTAELARRGISHASMLHMDAEHLTFPDASFDYLLCGFAIFLFPHLEQALAHFFRVVRPGGKIGISVASDLHALSHWFGQRLTDYHQRHQFPIRAGGGQGSNYAQLPQHLSLAGFTAIEVRQEQADFTYADPQEWWSARWTHGPRYALEHMPPAVLAQFQAEVLARLAQEAASGGIHETLNIQYILASKDGSTKK, from the coding sequence ATGGACACCCCCGAAACCCAAAAACAACAGATCGCCGGTCTTTATGATCGCGTAGCCGCCGCCTATGGCAGCGTCGGCCCGAACTTCTTCGCCCATGTCGGCGCGCACCTCATCGAACACATCGGCATAACTCCAGGCGCGCGCGTCCTTGATGTCGCCGCTGGCAGAGGGGCCAACCTCTTCCCCGCCGCCCGGCAAGTCGGCCCGCGCGGCCAGGTCATCGGCATTGATCTGGCTCCAGGCATGGTCCAGGAAACCACCGCCGAGCTTGCCCGTCGCGGCATCTCCCACGCCAGCATGCTCCACATGGACGCCGAACACCTCACCTTCCCCGACGCCTCCTTCGACTACCTCCTCTGTGGATTCGCCATCTTCCTCTTCCCCCATCTGGAGCAGGCGCTCGCCCACTTCTTCCGCGTCGTGCGCCCCGGCGGGAAAATCGGCATCAGCGTCGCCAGCGACCTCCACGCCCTCTCCCACTGGTTCGGCCAGCGCCTCACCGACTATCACCAGCGCCATCAGTTCCCCATACGCGCGGGCGGCGGCCAGGGCAGCAACTATGCTCAACTCCCCCAACACCTCAGCCTGGCTGGCTTTACCGCCATAGAAGTGCGCCAGGAGCAGGCCGATTTCACCTACGCCGACCCCCAGGAATGGTGGAGCGCCCGCTGGACACACGGCCCGCGCTACGCCCTCGAACACATGCCGCCCGCCGTCCTCGCGCAGTTCCAGGCCGAAGTCCTCGCCAGACTCGCCCAGGAAGCAGCATCCGGCGGCATTCACGAAACCCTCAACATCCAATATATACTCGCAAGCAAAGATGGTTCTACCAAAAAATGA
- a CDS encoding DUF2752 domain-containing protein — MKNESLTALVKVSAYILLPLLLILVPTPWLERRRSLCLFKNLTGRPCPGCGMTRAISSAAHGDFKQAFRHNKLVIIVLPILSYEWLQSLTRAYRRYRALPKSTPQP, encoded by the coding sequence ATGAAAAACGAATCGCTCACAGCCTTGGTGAAAGTCAGCGCCTACATCCTCCTACCCCTCCTGCTCATCCTCGTCCCCACCCCCTGGCTGGAGCGGCGGCGCTCTCTCTGCCTCTTTAAGAACCTCACCGGCAGACCCTGCCCCGGCTGCGGCATGACCAGAGCCATCTCCTCAGCCGCGCATGGCGACTTCAAGCAAGCATTCCGCCATAACAAACTCGTCATCATCGTCCTCCCCATCCTCTCCTACGAATGGCTCCAATCCCTCACCAGAGCCTACCGCCGCTACCGCGCCCTCCCCAAAAGCACCCCTCAGCCATAG